Proteins encoded by one window of Scatophagus argus isolate fScaArg1 chromosome 4, fScaArg1.pri, whole genome shotgun sequence:
- the dgcr6 gene encoding protein DGCR6 — protein sequence MDSYPGVTGGDSSKQQERHYYLLSELQTLVKDLPSSFQQRLSYNTLSDLALALIDGTVYEIVQGLLDIQHLTEKNLYNQRQKLHCEHQALKQDLVRKHKDALQSCKSHNLALLKSNHQSELDALEIRVREEQKMMDKKIVAEMDQKVIDQQNTLEKAGVPGFYITTNPQELTMQMNLLELILKLQQKESQSGVL from the exons ATGGATAGTTATCCCGGAGTCACTGGTGGGGATTCTTCAAAACAACAAGAGAGACATTACTACCTGTTATCTGAACTGCAAACCTTAGTCAAAGATTTACCAAG CTCCTTCCAGCAGCGCCTGTCCTACAACACGCTGAGTGACCTGGCTCTGGCACTCATCGACGGGACGGTGTATGAGATTGTGCAGGGGCTCCTGGATATTCAGCatctgacagagaaaaatctgTACAACCAGAGACAGAAGCTGCACTGTGAACATCAAG CCCTCAAGCAGGATCTTGTCCGGAAGCACAAAGACGCTCTGCAGTCTTGCAAGTCTCACAACCTCGCTCTTCTCAAATCAAACCATCAGTCAGAGCTGGAT GCTCTGGAAATCCGTGTGCGAGAGGAGCAAAAAATGATGGATAAGAAGATTGTGGCAGAAATGGACCAAAAGGTGATAGACCAGCAAAACACCCTGGAGAAGGCTGGGGTGCCTGGGTTTTATATCACCACTAACCCTCAG GAGCTCACAATGCAGATGAACCTACTAGAACTGATCCTCAAGCTTCAACAGAAGGAGTCACAATCTGGAGTCCTTTGA
- the slc7a4 gene encoding cationic amino acid transporter 4 translates to MATCPRGCAPAVHLCQKLNRLKTLEDDMMVTSLKRCLSTLDLTLLGIGGMVGSGLYVLTGTVAKDMVGPAVIISFLFAGIASLLAAFCYAEFGARIPKTGSAYMFTYVSVGEIWAFLIGWNVILENMIGGAAVARAWSGYLDSIFNHAIQNFTETHIMQWNVPFLAHYPDILAAGILVVASFFISFGVQVSSYLNHIFSTISMGVIIFILIFGFMLAEPANWSQKEGGFAPFGLSGILSGSATCFYAFVGFDVIASSSEEAKNPQKAVPIATAISLGLAASAYILVSTVLTLMVPWHTLDPNSALADAFFRRGYSWAGIVVAVGSICAMNTVLLCNLFSLPRIVYAMAEDGLFFSIFARVNPVTKVPVNAILVFGLLMATMALIFDLEALVQFLSIGTLLAYTFVAASVIVLRFQPEKTSCKGTASTTPNPNAEPAPDALESQTITEDSGELKQYESFSDKLQLVERQKTREQRGVGQLKAYWEPYLGRLLGECEPGEVVAICVLTLIVSSVSLCAVLEFGRDQLQLPIWSFATLLVIFSLAFVFSLALIWIHEPQTNSKTFQVPLVPLTPGASILINVFLMMKLSPLTWVRFTVWIAIGLLVYFGYGIWHSKEGTRELQPKDMAARYVVLPSGSLVETVQSVQPDGQVDHISPSTESTAEDHAGKR, encoded by the exons ATGGCGACTTGTCCGAGGGGCTGCGCCCCAGCGGTGCATCTTTGTCAGAAACTGAACCGACTCAAGACCCTGGAGGATGACATGATGGTCACGTCGCTGAAACGCTGCCTCTCCACCCTGGACCTGACTCTGTTGGGAATCGGTGGCATGGTGGGCTCCGGGCTCTATGTCCTGACAGGCACAGTGGCTAAAGACATGGTTGGGCCTGCTGTCATCATATCCTTCCTATTTGCAGGCATTGCTTCTCTGCTGGCCGCCTTTTGTTATGCAGAATTTGGGGCACGCATCCCCAAAACAGGATCTGCCTACATGTTTACCTATGTCTCTGTCGGAGAGATCTGGGCCTTTCTCATTGGCTGGAATGTCATTCTGGAGAACATGATTGGCGGCGCTGCTGTGGCACGTGCCTGGAGCGGCTATCTGGACTCCATTTTTAACCACGCCATCCAGAACTTCACGGAGACACACATTATGCAGTGGAACGTGCCCTTCCTTGCCCATTACCCCGACATTCTTGCAGCAGGGATTTTAGTAGTTGCCTCATTCTTCATTTCGTTTGGAGTTCAAGTGTCTTCTTATCTCAACCATATCTTCTCCACTATTAGTATGGGTGTCATCATTTTCATCCTGATCTTTGGCTTTATGCTGGCTGAACCAGCCAACTGGAGCCAGAAAGAAGGAGGTTTTGCACCTTTCGGACTTTCTGGAATACTGTCGGGCTCTGCCACGTGCTTCTACGCGTTTGTAGGTTTTGATGTAATTGCGTCCTCGAGCGAGGAGGCAAAGAACCCACAGAAGGCTGTTCCCATTGCCACTGCGATCTCCCTCGGACTGGCAGCGTCTGCTTACATCCTGGTCTCTACAGTGCTCACACTAATGGTACCCTGGCATACGCTGGACCCCAACTCTGCTCTGGCGGATGCTTTCTTCCGACGTGGTTACAGCTGGGCTGGAATTGTTGTGGCAGTGGGTTCCATCTGTG CCATGAACACCGTGCTGCTCTGTaatctcttttccctccctcgCATTGTGTACGCCATGGCAGAGGATGGGTTGTTCTTCTCCATTTTCGCACGGGTCAATCCGGTCACCAAAGTCCCCGTCAATGCTATATTGGTGTTTGGGTTGCTCATGGCCACCATGGCTCTCATCTTTGATCTGGAGGCCTTGGTTCAGTTCCTGTCCATCGGCACCCTCCTGGCATACACGTTTGTGGCAGCAAGTGTTATTGTGCTGCGCTTCCAGCCTGAGAAAACCAGCTGCAAGGGAACCGCTTCCACAACTCCAAACCCTAATGCTGAGCCTGCCCCTGACGCCTTGGAGTCTCAGACCATAACCGAGGACAGCGGGGAGCTGAAGCAGTACGAGTCCTTCTCTGACAAACTCCAGCTGGTGGAGAGGCAGAAGACAAGAGAGCAGCGTGGGGTGGGGCAGCTGAAGGCCTACTGGGAGCCGTACCTGGGCAGGCTGCTTGGGGAATGTGAGCCGGGCGAGGTGGTGGCCATCTGCGTGCTGACTCTGATTGTGAGCTCAGTCTCCCTTTGCGCTGTGCTCGAATTCGGAAGGGACCAGCTGCAGCTGCCAATCTGGAGCTTTGCAACACTGCTGGTGATTTTTAGCTTAGCGTTTGTTTTCAGCCTGGCGCTCATATGGATTCACGAACCACAAACCAACAGCAAAACATTCCAG GTACCTTTGGTTCCACTGACTCCGGGTGCCAGCATCCTCATCAATGTATTCCTTATGATGAAGCTCAGTCCTCTAACCTGGGTTCGATTCACCGTATGGATCGCTATAG GTCTGCTTGTGTATTTTGGCTATGGGATCTGGCACAGTAAGGAGGGCACACGGGAGCTGCAGCCCAAAGACATGGCCGCCCGCTACGTGGTGCTACCCAGCGGCAGCCTGGTAGAGACAGTGCAGTCTGTCCAACCCGATGGACAAGTGGACCACATCAGCCCCTCCACTGAGTCCACAGCTGAGGACCACGCAGGAAAGAGATGA